The Nitrospiraceae bacterium genome includes a window with the following:
- a CDS encoding cytochrome c, with protein MFAAWVVSSTLMASAADDAVLRPRVPVDQIEEARTWKNPLPVTEETLEKGKALFQGKAFCMTCHGRDGMGLKDVEGLRGKLPRNFTDRMWQQTRTDGELFWILKNGSPGTDMASFVPLVLTEEEAWQVITYVRSFGGR; from the coding sequence ATGTTTGCGGCCTGGGTGGTCTCATCAACACTGATGGCCTCGGCTGCAGATGATGCGGTCCTGAGGCCTCGTGTGCCGGTCGATCAGATCGAAGAGGCGCGAACCTGGAAGAATCCCCTCCCCGTGACGGAGGAAACCCTGGAGAAGGGGAAAGCGCTCTTTCAGGGCAAAGCCTTTTGCATGACATGTCACGGACGGGATGGAATGGGTTTGAAAGATGTGGAAGGACTCCGCGGCAAGCTCCCGCGGAACTTCACTGATCGCATGTGGCAGCAGACAAGGACCGACGGCGAATTGTTTTGGATCTTGAAGAACGGAAGCCCAGGGACGGACATGGCGTCTTTCGTTCCATTGGTTCTCACCGAAGAAGAGGCTTGGCAGGTGATCACCTACGTACGCTCGTTCGGCGGGCGATGA
- a CDS encoding cytochrome-c peroxidase, protein MSVVRLAGYTVLAAGAALAAIQLPSSVSASPAGYAPHGVVTVDGVTVPDIGPLPTAIPVPSTNLNYAAKIELGKQLYFDGRLSKNNAISCAFCHNPGTGFADSRQTSIGVGGGVGGRQAPTVFNTALNPVQFWDGRARSLEEQAIGPIHNPIEMAETHEHVVAKLGKIKGYQQQFRTVFGTDVNLQGIAEAIAAYERTVISTNSAFDRYVLGDQRAMDESAVRGLTLFKGKARCILCHNGPNFTDNQFYNLGVPQVGPLKEDLGRYNVTRAEKDKGAFKTPTLRSIADTAPYMHDGAFKTLEEVVGFLNNGGGTNPHLSSLIKPLGLANEEQADLLAFLRALTGESTKFSMPKLPQ, encoded by the coding sequence ATGAGCGTCGTCCGTCTCGCAGGATATACCGTATTGGCCGCAGGTGCCGCGCTTGCGGCGATCCAACTCCCATCCAGCGTGTCCGCCTCACCGGCTGGATACGCTCCGCATGGAGTCGTCACGGTCGATGGCGTGACGGTCCCTGATATCGGTCCACTCCCGACTGCGATCCCCGTGCCGTCCACGAATCTCAACTATGCCGCGAAAATCGAACTCGGCAAGCAATTGTACTTCGATGGGCGACTATCGAAGAACAATGCGATCTCATGTGCCTTCTGTCACAACCCCGGGACGGGGTTTGCCGATTCCCGACAGACTTCCATCGGGGTCGGCGGCGGGGTCGGCGGCAGGCAAGCACCGACCGTCTTCAATACGGCTCTCAACCCCGTGCAGTTCTGGGACGGACGCGCCCGTTCGCTGGAGGAGCAGGCGATCGGGCCTATTCACAATCCGATTGAGATGGCGGAGACGCACGAGCATGTCGTTGCGAAACTGGGCAAGATCAAGGGGTACCAACAGCAGTTCCGCACCGTTTTCGGCACGGACGTGAATCTGCAGGGGATTGCGGAGGCGATTGCAGCCTATGAGCGGACGGTTATATCCACGAATTCGGCGTTCGACCGGTACGTCCTAGGCGATCAGCGGGCGATGGACGAGTCGGCGGTGCGAGGGCTGACGCTTTTCAAGGGGAAGGCGCGCTGCATTCTTTGTCACAATGGCCCGAATTTCACCGACAATCAATTTTACAATCTCGGTGTCCCGCAAGTGGGACCATTGAAGGAAGACCTCGGCCGTTACAATGTCACGCGGGCCGAAAAGGACAAGGGTGCGTTCAAGACTCCGACACTCAGGAGCATTGCGGACACGGCGCCCTATATGCACGACGGGGCGTTCAAGACGCTCGAAGAGGTGGTCGGATTTCTGAACAATGGGGGCGGAACCAATCCCCATCTGAGCTCACTGATCAAGCCGCTTGGATTGGCGAATGAGGAGCAGGCCGACCTGCTCGCCTTTCTACGGGCGCTGACCGGTGAGTCGACCAAGTTCAGCATGCCTAAGCTGCCCCAGTAG
- a CDS encoding VOC family protein gives MIARMVGEFLSKNRAGRVIRDALNEVGIGLMPVVDHLTIRTTDIDRRAAEFTALGFSYDETINFEDWYAKVFRRPGYPALFIDQAYADERGKTSIIPGWVGRFGDRVFHHVAVRVEDIEAAIAKLKGRGVVFTGEIVGARGGTLRQIFTAPEMVDGHPFSVLELAERHQGYQGFLPPQADSLMKSSAARA, from the coding sequence CTGATCGCGAGAATGGTTGGGGAGTTTTTGTCCAAGAATCGCGCGGGGCGGGTGATCCGCGATGCGCTGAACGAGGTCGGGATCGGGCTCATGCCGGTCGTTGATCACCTTACGATTCGCACAACGGACATCGATCGGCGGGCGGCGGAATTCACGGCGCTGGGCTTTTCGTACGACGAAACGATCAATTTCGAAGATTGGTATGCCAAAGTGTTTCGCAGGCCGGGCTATCCCGCCCTCTTCATCGATCAGGCCTATGCCGACGAGCGCGGCAAAACCAGCATCATCCCCGGCTGGGTGGGTCGGTTCGGCGATCGCGTCTTTCACCATGTAGCGGTTCGAGTGGAGGACATCGAAGCGGCGATCGCAAAGTTGAAAGGGCGGGGCGTGGTCTTCACCGGAGAGATCGTCGGAGCTCGCGGCGGCACCTTGCGACAGATCTTCACGGCGCCTGAAATGGTCGATGGACATCCCTTCTCGGTGCTCGAACTCGCCGAGCGTCATCAAGGCTACCAAGGATTCCTCCCGCCCCAGGCCGACAGTCTCATGAAGTCGAGCGCAGCCAGGGCGTGA
- a CDS encoding PilZ domain-containing protein, which produces MHSSHSFPAAPDTIRHRVVTKLHFQRAWDRLPVLCPVMFAGVPFIGEGFIRNISRDGCTVECDRIVLQGSYVKLRLWLADGASALAIDLAAVRWVREQYFGLEFLRLTEAERTRLDEFLVHHRR; this is translated from the coding sequence ATGCATTCATCGCACTCCTTTCCCGCGGCGCCGGACACAATCCGCCACCGAGTCGTTACGAAACTCCACTTTCAGCGAGCCTGGGACCGCCTCCCGGTCCTGTGCCCGGTGATGTTTGCCGGAGTGCCCTTCATCGGCGAGGGGTTTATCCGCAACATCTCTCGGGACGGCTGTACCGTCGAATGCGACCGGATCGTCCTTCAGGGGAGCTATGTAAAGCTTCGACTGTGGCTGGCGGACGGGGCGAGCGCGCTGGCTATCGACCTCGCGGCAGTGCGGTGGGTCCGTGAACAGTACTTCGGCCTGGAGTTCCTCAGGCTGACTGAAGCCGAACGAACCCGACTCGATGAGTTTTTGGTTCATCACCGCCGTTGA
- a CDS encoding DUF1264 domain-containing protein has protein sequence MRKGLLAIIAIATIGCAGVAPQKAVSGEPKSPVEGFDIHVQAPHMMPNGEPGGPFHHYCKGVTDQILQCLLFESTDPKAKLVAIEYFVAKDLTRKLPAIQWHRHFHDHKVEIATGRVQVLDMPADQAAKVAEAAAGTDGVIYHLWQHGQEFPDGTVTFPQSLGHKFPGHADK, from the coding sequence ATGAGAAAGGGATTGTTAGCCATTATTGCGATCGCCACCATTGGGTGCGCCGGAGTCGCCCCGCAAAAAGCCGTCAGCGGGGAGCCGAAGTCCCCGGTGGAAGGATTTGATATTCACGTGCAGGCTCCGCACATGATGCCCAATGGCGAGCCGGGTGGACCGTTCCATCACTATTGCAAGGGCGTTACCGATCAGATTCTCCAGTGCCTACTCTTCGAGTCGACCGATCCCAAGGCCAAGCTGGTCGCGATCGAGTATTTCGTGGCGAAGGATTTGACGCGCAAGCTGCCGGCCATACAATGGCACCGCCACTTCCACGATCACAAAGTAGAAATTGCGACGGGTCGCGTTCAGGTGCTCGACATGCCGGCTGATCAGGCCGCGAAGGTAGCGGAAGCTGCCGCCGGAACCGACGGTGTGATCTACCACTTGTGGCAGCACGGGCAGGAATTCCCGGACGGCACAGTGACGTTCCCGCAGTCGCTCGGGCACAAGTTCCCGGGCCACGCTGACAAGTAG
- a CDS encoding aldehyde dehydrogenase family protein produces the protein MTKAEIFEQLGLASEQGGGSASSTGWTTGRTAEVIESRNPSTGELLASVYGCSEEDYRRLAAQAQRTFGTWRMVPAPKRGEVIRLIGEELRRRKAALGELVSLEVGKIRAEGEGEVQEMIDMADFAVGQSRMLYGLTMHSERPQHRMYEQWHPLGLVAVITAFNFPVAVWAWNAFIAAIAGNTVIWKPSPRAPLCAVAVQHICNRVCERAGYPGVFSLFCTGRQELAELVIRDEGVPLVSFTGSVSVGRHVAEAVGRRLGRVLLELSGNNAVIVDETADLELVLRALLFGAVGTAGQRCTTTRRLIVHESQYDKLVPRLLEAYRGVIIGDPLDSGVVMGPLISHDAVRVYQDALAEAVREGGEILFGGRVLDRPGHFVEPTIVRAQNHWAVVQRETFAPILYVMTYRTLEEAIRLQNAVPQGLASSLFTSNVRHSETFLSTMGSDCGIANINIGTSGAEIGGAFGGEKATGGGREAGSDSWKAYMRRQTNTINWGTELPLAQGIAFGRQGEGGRHGTGG, from the coding sequence ATGACCAAGGCCGAAATCTTTGAACAACTGGGACTGGCCTCCGAACAAGGAGGGGGCTCAGCATCATCCACCGGCTGGACCACTGGCCGAACCGCAGAAGTCATCGAATCCCGCAATCCCTCGACCGGTGAGCTGCTGGCGAGCGTGTATGGCTGTTCCGAGGAGGACTACCGGAGGTTGGCCGCTCAGGCGCAACGAACGTTCGGCACCTGGCGCATGGTTCCCGCTCCCAAACGAGGGGAAGTGATCCGGCTCATCGGTGAGGAACTGAGACGACGCAAGGCCGCATTGGGCGAACTGGTGTCGCTCGAAGTCGGAAAGATCAGAGCCGAGGGGGAGGGGGAAGTTCAGGAGATGATCGACATGGCGGATTTTGCCGTTGGGCAGTCCCGCATGTTGTACGGTCTGACCATGCATTCCGAGCGACCGCAGCACCGGATGTATGAACAGTGGCATCCGTTAGGCCTGGTCGCAGTCATCACCGCGTTCAATTTTCCCGTCGCTGTGTGGGCCTGGAATGCCTTCATCGCAGCCATTGCCGGGAACACCGTCATCTGGAAACCTTCCCCGCGCGCTCCGTTGTGTGCCGTGGCGGTGCAACATATCTGCAACCGCGTGTGTGAGCGTGCCGGTTACCCGGGTGTCTTTAGTTTGTTCTGTACGGGTCGGCAGGAATTGGCTGAGCTTGTGATTCGTGATGAAGGCGTTCCCCTGGTGTCGTTCACGGGATCGGTGTCGGTCGGGCGGCACGTGGCGGAGGCGGTTGGGCGACGATTGGGTCGGGTGCTCCTCGAATTGAGCGGCAACAATGCTGTAATCGTCGATGAGACCGCCGACCTCGAGCTGGTCCTGCGCGCCTTGTTGTTCGGGGCAGTTGGTACGGCCGGACAGCGCTGCACCACCACGCGGCGGTTGATCGTGCATGAATCCCAATATGACAAGCTTGTGCCGAGACTGTTGGAGGCTTATCGCGGAGTGATCATCGGTGATCCGCTTGATTCGGGCGTGGTCATGGGGCCATTGATCAGCCACGATGCGGTGCGTGTTTATCAGGATGCGTTAGCAGAGGCCGTCCGCGAGGGCGGAGAGATTCTGTTCGGCGGGCGGGTGCTGGATCGGCCCGGTCATTTCGTCGAACCCACGATCGTGCGGGCGCAGAACCATTGGGCGGTCGTCCAGCGGGAGACCTTCGCCCCGATTCTCTACGTCATGACGTACCGAACGCTGGAGGAAGCGATCAGGCTACAAAATGCTGTGCCGCAAGGACTCGCTTCGTCGCTGTTCACGTCGAATGTTCGTCACAGCGAAACATTTCTGTCGACAATGGGCAGCGATTGCGGGATTGCCAATATCAATATCGGTACTTCAGGTGCGGAGATCGGCGGGGCGTTCGGCGGAGAGAAGGCCACGGGCGGAGGACGAGAGGCGGGGTCCGACTCGTGGAAAGCATACATGCGTCGGCAGACCAACACGATCAATTGGGGAACCGAGTTGCCGTTGGCGCAGGGGATTGCGTTCGGGCGACAAGGCGAAGGAGGGCGGCATGGGACAGGCGGCTGA